In Leuconostoc kimchii IMSNU 11154, one genomic interval encodes:
- the solA gene encoding N-methyl-L-tryptophan oxidase codes for MTEIYDLIVVGTGSVGSSAGYYASMKGLKVLEVDESQPPHDQGSYHGDTRIIRHAYGENPMYVPLALRAQELWQSLEKQAQVKIFHETGVLNIGAEKSQFLSNIVISAEQYHLPIKIYDAKSANERWQQLNLPIGFEATLESRGGYLKSEDAVSAYVNQAKKAGAHQKFNTRVLAISDEHGLVHVQTNDGVFLGKHVVVTAGTWVKDLIPNLPIQPVRKVVSWFNSDQSLSERANFPAFTAETTDGNQYYGFPANDGMIKIGRHNGGQIISNREQRVQFGENSEDYDEITYFKQHVLRGVNQLHHGVSCTYDVSPDGHFIIDYVPGHKNIQVVTGLSGHGFKFASVLGEILIDRVLNIEPKYNLTAFSLSRFLK; via the coding sequence ATGACAGAAATTTATGATTTAATCGTTGTTGGTACTGGATCAGTTGGTTCGAGTGCAGGATATTATGCTAGTATGAAGGGTTTAAAAGTACTAGAAGTAGATGAAAGTCAACCACCACATGATCAAGGTTCATATCATGGTGATACTAGAATTATACGACATGCTTACGGCGAAAACCCAATGTATGTGCCACTTGCACTACGTGCCCAAGAATTATGGCAAAGTTTAGAGAAGCAGGCGCAAGTGAAAATATTTCATGAAACCGGCGTCCTTAATATTGGTGCCGAAAAATCTCAATTTTTAAGTAACATTGTGATTTCAGCAGAACAATATCATTTGCCGATAAAAATTTATGATGCTAAATCAGCAAATGAAAGATGGCAACAACTTAACTTACCTATAGGATTTGAGGCCACTTTGGAATCAAGAGGTGGTTATTTGAAATCAGAGGATGCGGTTTCAGCCTACGTCAATCAAGCGAAAAAAGCTGGTGCCCATCAAAAATTTAATACACGTGTGTTAGCAATCTCAGATGAACATGGTCTTGTTCATGTCCAAACAAATGATGGTGTTTTTTTGGGTAAACATGTTGTTGTAACAGCGGGTACGTGGGTTAAAGATTTGATTCCCAATTTACCAATTCAACCTGTTAGAAAGGTAGTATCGTGGTTTAATTCAGATCAAAGCTTATCAGAGCGTGCTAATTTTCCTGCTTTTACTGCAGAAACAACTGATGGTAATCAATATTATGGGTTTCCCGCGAATGACGGTATGATTAAAATTGGACGTCATAATGGTGGTCAAATTATTTCTAACAGGGAACAACGTGTTCAATTTGGTGAGAATTCAGAAGATTACGATGAAATAACTTATTTTAAGCAACATGTTTTACGTGGAGTTAACCAATTACATCATGGCGTTTCATGTACATATGATGTATCACCAGATGGTCATTTTATTATTGACTATGTACCAGGACATAAAAATATTCAGGTTGTCACGGGGTTGAGTGGTCATGGATTTAAATTCGCGAGTGTACTTGGTGAAATACTAATTGATCGTGTGCTAAACATAGAACCCAAATATAATTTAACGGCGTTTTCCTTGTCACGTTTTTTAAAATAA
- the miaA gene encoding tRNA (adenosine(37)-N6)-dimethylallyltransferase MiaA: MTKIVVIAGPTASGKSSLAIDMAQRFDGEIISADAMQIYRELDIGTAKVTEQERKLIPHHLIDIVNMTDQFSVAEFVKQADNVIADIVSRDKLPIVAGGTGFYIKTLLGQQPLDFVASDEQEVAVLKQRELDDLIVELRTRDERLANKVDEHNKQRVIRAIQIARHGAHDVDQTRPKYDPLVVGIDWPRDILYERINSRAQIMIENGLLTEAQSILDVGGENIQAGKAIGYKEFFPYLQGELPLKDAISQMQQDSRRYAKRQLTYLRHQIPGLIWIDGSQAKVELAKRIESFL, from the coding sequence ATGACTAAAATTGTTGTTATTGCAGGGCCAACAGCATCTGGTAAAAGTAGTTTAGCTATTGATATGGCTCAGAGGTTCGATGGTGAAATCATTTCAGCAGACGCCATGCAAATTTATCGTGAGTTAGATATTGGTACAGCTAAAGTCACAGAGCAAGAACGCAAGTTAATACCACATCATCTAATTGACATTGTGAATATGACAGATCAATTTTCTGTTGCTGAGTTTGTTAAACAAGCAGATAACGTGATTGCAGATATTGTTTCCCGTGATAAGTTACCAATTGTTGCAGGCGGTACTGGATTTTATATAAAAACATTGCTTGGCCAACAGCCGCTTGATTTTGTTGCAAGTGACGAGCAAGAAGTTGCTGTATTAAAGCAACGTGAGTTAGATGATTTAATAGTTGAGTTACGAACACGCGACGAGAGATTAGCAAATAAAGTGGATGAACATAATAAGCAGCGAGTCATTCGAGCAATTCAAATTGCGCGTCATGGGGCACATGACGTAGACCAGACGCGTCCTAAATACGATCCGTTAGTTGTTGGTATTGATTGGCCACGTGATATTTTATATGAGCGGATTAATTCACGCGCGCAAATTATGATTGAGAATGGCTTGTTAACTGAAGCGCAGTCTATTTTAGATGTTGGTGGTGAAAATATTCAAGCGGGTAAGGCGATTGGTTATAAGGAATTTTTCCCATATCTACAAGGCGAATTGCCATTAAAAGATGCCATATCTCAAATGCAACAAGATTCAAGGCGCTATGCTAAACGGCAACTTACCTATCTTAGGCATCAAATACCGGGATTAATTTGGATTGATGGTTCGCAAGCAAAGGTAGAATTGGCTAAGCGAATCGAATCGTTTTTGTAA
- a CDS encoding glycerophosphodiester phosphodiesterase family protein, whose translation MTSKTQIVAHRGYRSVAPENTLPAFEAALAYQPDMLEMDVHRTKDGHLVVIHDEKVDRTTNGTGYVKDLTLAELKLLDAGSYKEPKMPGVRIPTFDEFLSFLQRVDFSDTLLLEIKTDHIDYPGIEQEILDQVARYKPKYHILYQSFNLNTLKNIRHLQTDADIAALVFWPTPKVYWLRWRGIFDYIHLDIRLLKKRGHFFWRPKQHMRTWTVDNEADMRRVFKAGLRGIITNQVALATRIRSEIQGDSHD comes from the coding sequence ATGACTAGTAAAACACAAATTGTTGCGCACCGTGGTTATCGTAGTGTAGCGCCGGAAAATACCTTACCAGCTTTTGAAGCAGCCTTAGCTTATCAGCCAGATATGCTTGAGATGGATGTTCATCGAACAAAAGATGGGCATCTTGTGGTTATTCATGATGAAAAAGTGGATCGAACAACAAACGGTACAGGCTATGTTAAAGATTTAACATTAGCTGAGCTTAAGTTACTTGATGCGGGCAGCTACAAAGAGCCCAAAATGCCAGGTGTCCGTATACCAACTTTTGATGAATTCTTATCATTTTTACAGCGTGTGGATTTTTCTGATACATTATTGTTAGAAATTAAAACGGATCATATTGATTATCCAGGTATTGAACAGGAAATTCTTGACCAAGTTGCTCGTTACAAGCCAAAATATCACATTTTGTATCAGAGTTTTAACTTAAATACCTTAAAAAATATCCGTCATTTACAAACAGATGCAGATATTGCTGCTTTAGTTTTTTGGCCTACACCCAAAGTTTATTGGTTAAGATGGCGTGGCATTTTTGATTATATACACCTCGATATTCGTTTATTGAAAAAAAGGGGCCATTTTTTTTGGCGCCCAAAACAACACATGAGGACTTGGACAGTTGATAATGAAGCTGATATGCGGCGTGTATTCAAAGCCGGTTTAAGAGGAATTATCACAAATCAAGTGGCTTTGGCAACAAGAATACGATCGGAAATACAAGGTGATAGTCATGACTAA
- a CDS encoding DUF3042 family protein, with protein sequence MKSFKSGVIVGILSSVAVAATTALSYRHTVVKPAQKSEAHHEEVSKQAIRRSVAAHQSRF encoded by the coding sequence ATGAAATCATTCAAATCAGGTGTCATCGTTGGAATTTTGAGTTCAGTAGCAGTGGCCGCAACCACTGCGCTCAGCTACCGCCATACTGTTGTTAAGCCGGCACAAAAAAGTGAAGCGCATCATGAAGAAGTATCAAAACAAGCTATCCGTCGTAGTGTGGCCGCTCACCAGTCACGTTTTTAA
- a CDS encoding alpha/beta fold hydrolase encodes MSKFKTNDGVTLDYHKYGEGQPIILIAGYSGNQATWVPEIDPFVASGLQVITYDRRNHGESNTVDYGMRISRHGQDLAELITFLGIEKPILVGHSMGASTIWAYESLYGDEHLRAVITEDQIPKMLRDDSWPFGLFKADQHHILEAVEALPHTKLTRAKISIDIKREIGKAYHPFDFNYNEPLLIDSLMQDWRDVVRRERVPHLFIAGSQSPLWSSDHAQAVVEMSSFGYSHIVSGAGHIPHIEVPNEFNQVVLEFISELIR; translated from the coding sequence ATGTCAAAATTTAAAACAAACGATGGCGTTACGTTGGATTATCATAAATATGGTGAAGGGCAACCTATTATATTAATTGCTGGTTACTCTGGGAATCAAGCAACTTGGGTACCTGAAATTGATCCTTTTGTAGCATCAGGTTTGCAGGTCATTACGTATGATCGACGAAACCATGGCGAAAGCAACACTGTTGATTATGGCATGCGTATATCACGTCATGGACAGGATTTAGCAGAATTAATAACGTTTCTAGGCATCGAAAAACCTATATTAGTTGGTCACTCGATGGGTGCAAGTACAATTTGGGCTTACGAATCACTATATGGGGATGAGCACTTGCGTGCTGTTATTACTGAAGATCAGATACCGAAGATGCTACGCGATGATAGTTGGCCTTTTGGTCTTTTTAAAGCTGACCAACATCATATTCTTGAAGCGGTAGAGGCGCTGCCTCACACTAAGTTGACGCGTGCCAAAATATCTATTGACATTAAACGTGAAATTGGCAAAGCCTACCATCCTTTTGATTTTAACTATAACGAGCCATTGTTGATAGACAGTTTGATGCAGGACTGGCGTGACGTTGTCAGACGTGAACGCGTACCACACTTGTTTATTGCTGGCAGTCAATCTCCGCTATGGTCATCTGACCATGCACAGGCGGTGGTCGAAATGAGTTCTTTTGGTTATAGCCATATTGTTTCTGGCGCAGGGCATATTCCGCATATTGAGGTGCCAAATGAATTTAATCAGGTTGTCCTAGAGTTTATTTCCGAATTAATCAGATAA